Proteins from a single region of Zavarzinia compransoris:
- a CDS encoding 3-hydroxyacyl-CoA dehydrogenase NAD-binding domain-containing protein — protein sequence MSELVHYARQGDVGVITIDSPPVNALGQAVRAGLAARLAEALADEGAKTIVLTGAGKAFSAGADIREFGKPPAGPSLPEVIDAFELSPKPVIAAIGGVALGGGLELALGCHYRVASPFASLGLPEVKLGLIPGAGGCIRLPRLTGIRAAADIMIAGEPLDAARAEAAGIVDRVAEGDVVAAAVRLAGEGVGHRRTRDLPLAGDAELLAAVTRDVAKRTRGLFSPLRIVEAIEAATRLPFEEALRHERELFLSCLASPQRKGLIHAFFAPREAAKVPGIGPEVKPRRIETVGIIGAGTMGGGIAMSFANAGIPVTLLETRAEALEKGLATIRANYEATAAKGRITAAEVEARTGLIRGSLDYQDLAGADLVIEAVFESMAVKHEVFRTLDAVCKAGAVLATNTSTLDIDRIAEVTGRPQDVVGMHFFSPANVMKLLENVRTRRTAPDVQATVMEVARRIGKVGVMVGVCYGFVGNRILHARNREAVALVNEGATPQQVDKVLTDFGFAMGPFATSDLAGLDVGWRIREERRKAGDPEVDAPNWLDALAERGRFGQKTRAGIYRYEAGSRTPVPDPETEALIADYRAAAGIATRAVDDREILERCLFMMVNEGARILDEGIAARASDIDAIWLNGYGFPAYRGGPMFWAEQEGLDKVVAGIEAYHARLGTGPWAVAPLLRRVLAAGRGFAG from the coding sequence ATGAGCGAGCTTGTCCATTACGCCCGCCAGGGCGATGTCGGGGTCATCACCATCGACAGCCCGCCGGTGAATGCGCTGGGCCAGGCGGTGCGCGCCGGCCTGGCCGCCCGCCTGGCCGAGGCGCTGGCGGACGAGGGGGCGAAGACCATCGTCCTGACCGGCGCCGGCAAGGCATTCTCCGCCGGTGCCGATATCCGCGAATTCGGCAAGCCGCCGGCCGGCCCCTCCCTGCCCGAGGTGATCGATGCCTTCGAACTGTCGCCGAAGCCGGTGATCGCGGCGATCGGCGGGGTGGCGCTGGGCGGCGGTCTCGAACTGGCGCTCGGTTGCCATTACCGTGTCGCCTCGCCCTTCGCCAGCCTCGGCCTGCCCGAGGTGAAGCTCGGCCTCATCCCTGGTGCTGGCGGCTGCATCCGCCTGCCGCGCCTGACCGGGATCAGGGCGGCGGCCGATATCATGATCGCCGGCGAGCCCCTGGATGCCGCCAGGGCCGAGGCGGCGGGCATCGTCGACCGCGTGGCCGAGGGCGATGTGGTCGCCGCCGCGGTCCGCCTTGCCGGGGAAGGGGTGGGGCACCGCCGCACCCGCGACCTGCCGCTGGCGGGCGATGCGGAACTGCTGGCCGCCGTCACCCGCGACGTCGCCAAAAGGACCCGGGGCCTGTTCTCGCCGCTGCGCATCGTCGAGGCGATCGAGGCGGCGACCCGCCTGCCCTTCGAGGAGGCGCTGCGGCACGAGCGCGAGCTTTTCCTCTCCTGCCTCGCCTCGCCCCAACGCAAGGGCCTGATCCATGCCTTCTTCGCCCCGCGCGAGGCGGCCAAGGTCCCGGGCATCGGGCCCGAGGTGAAGCCGCGCCGGATCGAGACCGTGGGCATCATCGGCGCCGGCACCATGGGCGGCGGCATCGCCATGTCGTTCGCCAATGCCGGTATCCCGGTCACCCTGCTCGAAACCAGGGCGGAGGCGCTGGAGAAGGGCCTTGCCACCATCCGCGCCAATTACGAGGCGACCGCCGCCAAGGGCCGCATCACCGCGGCCGAAGTCGAGGCCCGGACCGGCCTCATCCGCGGCAGCCTGGACTATCAGGACCTCGCCGGTGCCGATCTGGTGATCGAGGCGGTCTTCGAATCGATGGCGGTGAAACACGAGGTATTCCGCACGCTGGATGCCGTCTGCAAGGCGGGCGCGGTGCTGGCGACCAATACTTCCACCCTCGACATCGACCGGATCGCCGAGGTGACGGGCCGGCCCCAGGATGTCGTCGGCATGCATTTCTTCAGCCCGGCCAATGTCATGAAGCTGTTGGAGAATGTCCGCACCCGGCGCACGGCCCCGGACGTCCAGGCGACGGTGATGGAGGTCGCCCGGCGCATCGGCAAGGTCGGGGTGATGGTCGGCGTCTGCTATGGTTTCGTCGGCAACCGCATCCTGCACGCCCGCAACCGCGAGGCCGTCGCCCTGGTCAACGAAGGCGCGACGCCGCAGCAGGTGGACAAGGTCCTGACCGATTTCGGCTTCGCCATGGGGCCCTTCGCCACCTCCGACCTCGCCGGCCTCGACGTCGGCTGGCGCATCCGGGAGGAAAGGCGGAAGGCCGGCGATCCGGAGGTCGACGCGCCGAACTGGCTGGATGCCCTGGCCGAGCGCGGCCGCTTCGGCCAGAAGACCCGGGCCGGCATCTACCGCTACGAGGCCGGCAGCCGCACCCCCGTCCCGGACCCGGAGACAGAAGCCCTGATCGCCGACTATCGCGCCGCCGCGGGCATCGCCACCCGGGCCGTGGACGACCGGGAAATCCTGGAACGCTGCCTGTTCATGATGGTGAACGAGGGCGCCCGCATCCTCGACGAGGGCATCGCCGCCCGCGCTTCCGACATCGACGCCATCTGGCTGAACGGCTACGGCTTCCCGGCCTATCGCGGCGGCCCCATGTTCTGGGCGGAACAGGAGGGGCTGGACAAGGTGGTGGCCGGGATCGAGGCCTATCACGCCCGCCTCGGCACCGGGCCCTGGGCGGTGGCGCCCCTGCTGCGGCGGGTGCTGGCCGCAGGCAGGGGCTTCGCCGGCTGA
- a CDS encoding imm11 family protein, with product MTTTKKTPCAWVSRAFKTTSLTRYIVPENYKENLEEMADVVLRNRQGIPLPSERFPKIFYGEYPERKIEKLPDLFEASGFWIISSRLLDIFHCFNMENTSFYKIKIFQHDNITPVDGNYYCINFGDRKETFLPEASPRARKIYPDKDIWTLNSAPKDDDIALAGAALDGADLWIEEPRFTRAFFLSDGLVTALRKAKLTRHFGLYRCRIHHRSDAAIFHNSII from the coding sequence TTGACGACGACGAAGAAGACACCCTGTGCCTGGGTCAGTCGAGCGTTCAAGACAACCTCGCTCACCCGATATATCGTGCCTGAGAACTACAAAGAAAATCTCGAAGAGATGGCAGATGTTGTTCTCCGCAACAGGCAAGGAATCCCTTTGCCATCGGAGCGATTTCCAAAAATCTTCTATGGAGAATATCCGGAAAGAAAAATCGAAAAACTGCCAGATCTCTTTGAGGCAAGTGGGTTTTGGATAATCTCGTCTCGCCTTTTAGATATTTTCCATTGTTTCAACATGGAGAACACATCATTTTATAAGATAAAGATTTTCCAGCACGATAATATTACACCTGTTGATGGGAATTATTACTGCATTAATTTTGGTGATCGAAAGGAAACGTTCCTGCCTGAAGCATCACCCAGAGCCAGGAAGATTTACCCTGACAAGGACATCTGGACCCTGAATAGTGCACCAAAGGATGACGATATTGCCCTTGCTGGCGCCGCACTTGACGGAGCGGACCTCTGGATCGAAGAGCCACGGTTTACCAGAGCTTTTTTCCTGAGCGACGGCTTGGTTACAGCCCTGCGGAAGGCAAAATTGACTCGCCATTTTGGCCTTTATCGATGCCGGATTCATCATCGCTCCGACGCGGCGATCTTTCACAACAGTATCATCTGA
- a CDS encoding 2-hydroxychromene-2-carboxylate isomerase, with translation MPKLEFFFDISSPWTYLAFSRIEQVAAAGGAELVFRPFLVGGVFNAVNDSVYAWREKPNPVKLRYYHKDLQDWAREAGIAIGQPPVFPVNSVKAMRGCFVAEAAGVLVPYARALFEAYWGRLEDISQDAAIAPVLDRVGLDREDFFRAIAQPDLKDRLRANTAELIERGGFGSPTMFVDGTDMYFGNDRLPLVLSALALAG, from the coding sequence GTGCCGAAGCTCGAATTCTTCTTCGATATTTCCAGTCCCTGGACCTATCTCGCCTTCTCCCGCATCGAGCAGGTGGCGGCCGCGGGCGGCGCCGAACTCGTGTTCCGGCCGTTCCTGGTCGGGGGCGTGTTCAACGCGGTGAACGACAGCGTCTATGCCTGGCGGGAAAAGCCGAACCCGGTGAAGCTGCGCTATTATCACAAGGATCTTCAGGACTGGGCGCGCGAGGCCGGCATCGCCATCGGCCAGCCGCCGGTCTTCCCCGTCAACAGCGTGAAGGCGATGCGCGGCTGTTTCGTCGCCGAGGCGGCGGGCGTGCTCGTCCCCTATGCCCGCGCCCTGTTCGAAGCCTATTGGGGCCGGCTGGAAGATATCTCGCAGGATGCGGCGATCGCGCCGGTGCTGGACCGCGTCGGCCTCGACCGCGAGGATTTCTTCCGGGCGATCGCGCAGCCGGACCTGAAGGACCGGCTGCGCGCCAATACCGCGGAATTGATCGAGCGGGGCGGCTTCGGCTCCCCCACCATGTTCGTCGACGGGACGGACATGTATTTCGGCAACGACCGCCTGCCCCTGGTGCTCTCCGCCCTCGCCCTGGCGGGATAG
- a CDS encoding glutathione S-transferase family protein — MTAALTLYTNPMSRGRITRWMLEETGVPYDVRVLDYGTTMKAPEYLAINPMGKVPALRHGDLVVTEAAAICAYLADAFPAAGLAPALADPARGTYYRWLFFAAGPLEAAVSNKALGVDVPPERRALVGYGCMADVLDTLEGAIAGKDYLLGATFSAADVYVGAQVSWGLQFGTIEARPAFAAYAERLEARPACRRASAADDALMPPSA; from the coding sequence ATGACGGCGGCCCTGACCCTCTACACCAATCCCATGTCCCGCGGCCGGATCACCCGCTGGATGCTGGAGGAAACCGGCGTTCCCTATGACGTCCGGGTGCTGGACTATGGCACCACCATGAAGGCGCCCGAATATCTGGCGATCAATCCCATGGGCAAGGTCCCGGCGCTTCGCCACGGCGACCTGGTGGTGACCGAGGCGGCGGCGATCTGCGCCTATCTGGCCGATGCCTTTCCCGCCGCCGGCCTGGCCCCGGCCCTGGCCGATCCGGCGCGCGGAACTTATTACCGCTGGCTGTTCTTCGCCGCCGGCCCGCTGGAAGCCGCCGTCAGCAACAAGGCGCTGGGCGTCGACGTGCCGCCGGAGCGCCGCGCCCTGGTCGGTTACGGCTGTATGGCCGATGTCCTCGATACGCTCGAAGGGGCGATCGCGGGCAAGGACTATCTGCTGGGCGCGACCTTCAGCGCCGCCGACGTCTATGTCGGGGCGCAGGTTTCCTGGGGCCTGCAATTCGGCACGATCGAGGCCCGGCCCGCCTTCGCCGCCTATGCCGAACGGCTGGAGGCCCGCCCGGCCTGCCGGCGGGCGTCGGCGGCGGACGATGCCCTGATGCCGCCTTCGGCGTGA
- a CDS encoding LLM class flavin-dependent oxidoreductase: MAPVFSILDQSPIRAGGTPAQAVAETVELAKLGDRLGYHRFWCAEHHASAAFAGSAPEVLISHLAAVTRRIRVGSGGVMLSHYAPLKVAEAFRMLETLYPGRIDLGLGRAPGGDHVAAAALRVGPQAYGPEVFPELLVDLCGFLRGSLAAGHPFARVRAQPQGQGMPDLWLLGSGGDSAAYAGALGAGFAYAHFINPDNLRSALEAYRRSFRPGLNDRPRVMLAVFALAADSAAEARHLARTRDLWVLNLLAGRDIPFPDPDSFDPAALPEEARRRLDLMAARGIAGPGDEVRTRLHEMAETAGAEEVMVVTITHDFAARCRSYELLAPPA, encoded by the coding sequence ATGGCGCCGGTCTTCTCCATCCTCGACCAGTCGCCGATCCGGGCCGGCGGCACCCCGGCCCAGGCGGTGGCGGAAACGGTCGAACTGGCGAAGCTGGGGGACCGGCTCGGCTATCACCGCTTCTGGTGCGCGGAGCATCACGCCTCCGCCGCCTTCGCCGGTTCGGCGCCCGAGGTGCTGATCAGCCATCTCGCCGCCGTCACCCGCCGCATCCGGGTCGGCAGCGGCGGGGTCATGCTGTCGCATTATGCGCCGCTGAAGGTGGCCGAAGCCTTCCGCATGCTGGAAACCCTCTACCCCGGCCGGATCGACCTCGGCCTCGGGCGGGCGCCGGGGGGCGATCATGTCGCCGCCGCGGCCCTGCGCGTCGGGCCGCAGGCCTATGGCCCCGAAGTCTTTCCCGAGCTTCTGGTCGATCTCTGCGGCTTCCTGCGCGGTTCTCTTGCCGCCGGGCACCCGTTCGCGCGGGTCCGGGCCCAGCCCCAGGGGCAGGGGATGCCGGATCTCTGGCTGCTCGGTTCCGGCGGCGATTCGGCGGCCTATGCCGGGGCGCTGGGGGCGGGCTTCGCCTATGCCCATTTCATCAACCCGGACAATCTGCGTTCGGCGCTCGAGGCTTACCGCCGCAGTTTCCGTCCCGGCCTCAACGACCGGCCGCGGGTCATGCTCGCGGTCTTCGCCCTCGCCGCCGACAGCGCCGCGGAGGCGCGGCATCTGGCGCGGACCCGGGACCTCTGGGTGCTGAACCTGCTGGCCGGGCGGGACATTCCCTTTCCCGATCCCGACAGTTTCGATCCCGCCGCCCTGCCCGAAGAGGCCCGCCGCCGGCTGGACCTGATGGCGGCGCGCGGCATCGCCGGTCCGGGCGACGAGGTCAGGACCCGATTGCACGAGATGGCGGAAACGGCCGGGGCGGAGGAAGTGATGGTGGTGACCATCACCCATGATTTCGCCGCGCGCTGCCGC